A window from Leguminivora glycinivorella isolate SPB_JAAS2020 chromosome 16, LegGlyc_1.1, whole genome shotgun sequence encodes these proteins:
- the LOC125234587 gene encoding TM2 domain-containing protein almondex, whose product MPRFAPMRISVRDCFILVLLVIFNTIHITDMANSNNMERSSKESKLKDTNDKGVSFSENEEYLKSCLGNTSDCSTLQYPCIECRRNNDCRYGSMDNYTCEVKPKVSCNGPKQFNRTAMCRYCYQTDKWEHRCEQKANCNSLASPLKFYATNCTVSDDVICLGKRRFLKKIRCSWTGGTRWGTALILALTLGGFGADRFYLGHWQEGIGKLFSFGGLGVWTLVDALLIGIHHLGPADGSVYI is encoded by the exons ATGCCACGATTTGCACCCATGAGGATTAGTGTTagggattgttttattttagttttactgGTTATTTTTAACACAATACATATTACTGATATGG CAAACAGTAATAACATGGAACGTTCAAGCAAAGAAAGTAAATTGAAGGATACCAATGATAAAGGAGTAAGCTTCAGTGAAAACGAGGAGTACTTAAAAAGTTGCTTAGGTAATACGTCAGACTGTTCGACACTCCAGTACCCTTGCATAGAGTGCCGCCGGAACAACGACTGCAGATATGGCAGCATGGATAATTACACATGTGAAGTCAAACCTAAAGTATCTTGTAAT GGTCCAAAACAATTTAACAGAACTGCAATGTGTCGCTATTGCTACCAAACTGACAAATGGGAGCACCGTTGCGAGCAGAAAGCTAACTGCAACTCTCTTGCCTCTCCTCTCAAGTTTTATGC AACCAATTGCACTGTTTCTGATGATGTCATATGCCTTGGAAAGAGAAGATTTTTAAAAAAGATTCGCTGTTCGTGGACTGGAGGCACTCGTTGGGGCACAGCCCTTATTCTAGCATTGACTCTCGGAGGATTTGGGGCTGATCGGTtctacctcggacactggcaggAGGGTATAGGCAAACTGTTCAGTTTTGGAGGCCTCGGAGTTTGGACTCTGGTTGATGCATTGCTCATTGGCATTCACCATTTGGGGCCAGCAGATGGCTCTGTATATATTTAG
- the LOC125234585 gene encoding Golgi pH regulator isoform X1 gives MTFFEDTLIILISQTVFFVGGWIFFVKQLFRDYEVHHTLVQLIFSVTFALSCTMFELIIFEIIGYLDSSSRYFHWNLGLYSLLFMVIALLPFYIAYFCISNIRFVSQNMIRPLTVFVWFIYLYFFWKIGDPFPILSPKQGIFSIEQGVSRIGVIGVTVMALLSGFGAVNYPYTSMAIFIRPVTQTDVLSIEKKLLQTMDMILVKKKRIALAEANNVGGRQQYGLLDQANKNKGFWTNILSSVGSIANPLSHSSENITQLRQEIAALEELSRQLFLEAHDARTAREKAEWSKTFQGKYFNCLGYFFSLYCIWKIFISTINIVFDRVGKKDPVTRGLELVVHWLGLSIDVAFWSQHVSFILVGCIVLTSIRGLLLTLTKFFYAISSSKSSNIIVLILAQIMGMYFCSSVLLMRMNMPPEYRIIITQVLGDLQFNFYHRWFDVIFLVSALTSIFTLYLAHKQPSVS, from the exons aTGACTTTCTTTGAAGACACTTTAATAATCCTGATATCCCAG ACAGTGTTTTTCGTTGGCGGCTGGATATTCTTCGTGAAACAACTGTTTCGCGACTATGAGGTCCATCACACGCTGGTGCAGCTAATATTTTCAGTGACCTTCGCATTGAGCTGTACCATGTTTGAACTGATCATATTCGAGATCATAGGGTACCTGGACTCaag TTCCCGCTACTTTCACTGGAACCTAGGACTGTACTCCTTACTATTCATGGTGATTGCTCTGCTGccattttacattgcatactTCTGCATCAGCAATATCAGATTTG TATCCCAGAACATGATAAGGCCACTAACAGTATTTGTGTGGTTCATTTATCTCTATTTCTTCTGGAAAATTGGTGATCCATTCCCTATACTGAGTCCAAAACAG gGTATATTTTCGATAGAGCAAGGTGTGTCGCGAATAGGAGTCATTGGGGTGACTGTGATGGCTCTCCTCTCTGGGTTTGGTGCCGTTAACTATCCTTATACTTCTATGGCTATATTTATAAG GCCTGTTACCCAAACCGATGTCCTATCAATAGAGAAGAAATTACTTCAAACAATGGACATGATATTAGTGAAAAAGAAAAGGATAGCACTAGCGGAAGCTAACAACGTGGGAGGGAGACAACAATATGGCTTGCTGGACCAAGCTAATAAGAACAAGGGATTTTGGACGAATATTTTATCAAGTGTTGGCAGCATTGCTAACCCCCTTAGTCATAGCTCAGAGA ACATAACCCAGCTTCGACAAGAGATCGCCGCGCTCGAAGAGCTTAGCCGGCAGTTGTTTCTAGAAGCTCACGATGCCAGGACGGCCCGAGAGAAGGCAGAGTGGTCCAAAACCTTCCAGGGGAAGTACTTCAACTGCCTTGGGTACTTCTTCTCGTTGTACTGTATTTGGAAGATATTTATT TCAACGATAAACATAGTGTTCGACCGCGTGGGTAAAAAGGACCCTGTAACTCGTGGGCTGGAGCTCGTCGTCCATTGGCTAGGGCTCAGCATAGATGTCGCCTTCTGGTCCCAACATGTTTCCTTCATCCTAGTCGGCTGCATCGTGCTCACTAGCATACGAGGTCTACTACTTACGCTCACCAAG TTCTTCTACGCGATATCATCATCGAAGTCATCCAACATCATCGTCCTAATACTCGCTCAAATCATGGGCATGTATTTCTGTTCCTCAGTGCTCCTAATGCGAATGAACATGCCACCAGAATACCGAATAATTATAACTCAAGTGTTAGGAGACTTGCAGTTTAACTTCTACCATCGGTGGTTCGACGTTATTTTCTTAGTTAGCGCGTTAACTAGTATATTTACGTTGTATTTAGCGCATAAGCAGCCGTCAGTCAGCTAG
- the LOC125234585 gene encoding Golgi pH regulator isoform X2 yields the protein MFELIIFEIIGYLDSSSRYFHWNLGLYSLLFMVIALLPFYIAYFCISNIRFVSQNMIRPLTVFVWFIYLYFFWKIGDPFPILSPKQGIFSIEQGVSRIGVIGVTVMALLSGFGAVNYPYTSMAIFIRPVTQTDVLSIEKKLLQTMDMILVKKKRIALAEANNVGGRQQYGLLDQANKNKGFWTNILSSVGSIANPLSHSSENITQLRQEIAALEELSRQLFLEAHDARTAREKAEWSKTFQGKYFNCLGYFFSLYCIWKIFISTINIVFDRVGKKDPVTRGLELVVHWLGLSIDVAFWSQHVSFILVGCIVLTSIRGLLLTLTKFFYAISSSKSSNIIVLILAQIMGMYFCSSVLLMRMNMPPEYRIIITQVLGDLQFNFYHRWFDVIFLVSALTSIFTLYLAHKQPSVS from the exons ATGTTTGAACTGATCATATTCGAGATCATAGGGTACCTGGACTCaag TTCCCGCTACTTTCACTGGAACCTAGGACTGTACTCCTTACTATTCATGGTGATTGCTCTGCTGccattttacattgcatactTCTGCATCAGCAATATCAGATTTG TATCCCAGAACATGATAAGGCCACTAACAGTATTTGTGTGGTTCATTTATCTCTATTTCTTCTGGAAAATTGGTGATCCATTCCCTATACTGAGTCCAAAACAG gGTATATTTTCGATAGAGCAAGGTGTGTCGCGAATAGGAGTCATTGGGGTGACTGTGATGGCTCTCCTCTCTGGGTTTGGTGCCGTTAACTATCCTTATACTTCTATGGCTATATTTATAAG GCCTGTTACCCAAACCGATGTCCTATCAATAGAGAAGAAATTACTTCAAACAATGGACATGATATTAGTGAAAAAGAAAAGGATAGCACTAGCGGAAGCTAACAACGTGGGAGGGAGACAACAATATGGCTTGCTGGACCAAGCTAATAAGAACAAGGGATTTTGGACGAATATTTTATCAAGTGTTGGCAGCATTGCTAACCCCCTTAGTCATAGCTCAGAGA ACATAACCCAGCTTCGACAAGAGATCGCCGCGCTCGAAGAGCTTAGCCGGCAGTTGTTTCTAGAAGCTCACGATGCCAGGACGGCCCGAGAGAAGGCAGAGTGGTCCAAAACCTTCCAGGGGAAGTACTTCAACTGCCTTGGGTACTTCTTCTCGTTGTACTGTATTTGGAAGATATTTATT TCAACGATAAACATAGTGTTCGACCGCGTGGGTAAAAAGGACCCTGTAACTCGTGGGCTGGAGCTCGTCGTCCATTGGCTAGGGCTCAGCATAGATGTCGCCTTCTGGTCCCAACATGTTTCCTTCATCCTAGTCGGCTGCATCGTGCTCACTAGCATACGAGGTCTACTACTTACGCTCACCAAG TTCTTCTACGCGATATCATCATCGAAGTCATCCAACATCATCGTCCTAATACTCGCTCAAATCATGGGCATGTATTTCTGTTCCTCAGTGCTCCTAATGCGAATGAACATGCCACCAGAATACCGAATAATTATAACTCAAGTGTTAGGAGACTTGCAGTTTAACTTCTACCATCGGTGGTTCGACGTTATTTTCTTAGTTAGCGCGTTAACTAGTATATTTACGTTGTATTTAGCGCATAAGCAGCCGTCAGTCAGCTAG